The following are encoded together in the Apus apus isolate bApuApu2 chromosome 7, bApuApu2.pri.cur, whole genome shotgun sequence genome:
- the QSOX1 gene encoding sulfhydryl oxidase 1, whose amino-acid sequence MLRWRARGSGGGGRGGECRGWSLGTLLLLALALPAVRPRGLYSADDPLELLGSGAEGRLLGSPSAWAVEFFASWCGHCVHFAPTWRALAHDLQEWRPAVVLAAIDCADEANQQVCAEFGITGFPTLKFFRAFSKKAEDGIRITNPSATVEELRHEIITHLEQSQDAWPPACPPLEPASAEEIRTFFQRNKDQYLALIFEKSDSFVGREVALDMLQYENVAVRRVLSSEEELVEKFGVTTFPSAYLLLRNGSFSRLPVHVEARSFYTYYLRTLSGVTRGSYKLNTTNDTSSDTTLAQPRRADRSKLYMADLESTLHYSLRVEALRAAVLSGDQLAAFKCYVATLVKYFPGRPCVQTYLRSLDGWLRNWTEPELPRNTLKEAMKNNRNASNPAVLPTNVTWVGCQGSEPHFRGYPCGLWTVFHLLTVQAAQSGPDKELPLEVLGTMRCYVRNFFGCQECAEHFEAMAAKSMDQVVGREEAVFWLWSHHNKVNARLAGGDTEDPKFPKLQWPPPDMCPQCHKEERGLHVWDEPAVFAFLKAHFSPANIYLDYVEADPIPVAREGTDTRLGTENPREARDKEEEDKETEGEMRAPGRLGSPEPRRPSIVRLNPKLREVGEDIVDLDSFSEQHFKSQALRAAAGRRRRISKRDTIALPRDAGVRWEHRRAPSVLIREEEEEGVQRSPWLRVLGLGFSRLDVSLCVALYFLSSMCLLGMYTFFRLRTRARKGRPGFPMA is encoded by the exons ATGTTGCGGTGGCGGGCGCGGGGCAGCGGCGGTGGCGGCAGGGGGGGAGAATGTCGGGGTTGGTCGCTAGggaccctgctgctgctggccctggcgCTGCCCGCCGTGCGGCCCCGCGGGCTGTACTCGGCCGATGACccgctggagctgctggggagcgGGGCGGAGGGGAGGTTGTTGGGCTCTCCCAGCGCTTGGGCGGTCGAGTTCTTCGCCTCCTGGTGCGGGCACTGCGTGCACTTCGCGCCCACGTGGCGGGCCCTGGCGCACGACCTCCAag AGTGGAGGCCTGCAGTGGTGCTGGCAGCCATCGACTGCGCCGATGAGGCCAACCAGCAAGTGTGTGCCGAGTTTGGGATAACCGGCTTCCCCACGCTGAAG TTCTTCAGAGCTTTTAGCAAGAAGGCCGAGGATGGAATAAGGATTACCA ATCCCAGCGCCACCGTCGAGGAGCTGCGCCATGAAATCATCACCCACCTCGAGCAGAGCCAGGACGCCTGGCCACCCGCCTGTCCTCCCTTGGAGCCAGCCAG TGCAGAAGAGATTCGGACCTTCTTCCAGAGGAACAAAGACCAGTACCTGGCATTGATCTTTGAGAAGAGTGACTCCTTTGTGGGCAGAGAG GTGGCACTGGACATGCTGCAGTATGAGAACGTGGCAGTGAGGAGGGTGTTGAGCAGCGAGGAGGAGCTCGTGGAGAAGTTTGGCGTCACCACCTTCCCCTCTGCCTACCTGCTCCTCCGCAATGGCTCCTTCTCGCGCCTGCCCGT GCACGTGGAGGCACGCTCCTTCTATACCTACTACCTGCGCACGCTCTCTGGTGTCACCCGTGGCTCCTACAAGCTGAACACAACCAATGACACTTCCAGTGACACCACCCTGGCCCAGCCCAGGCGTGCTGACCG ctccaaGCTGTACATGGCTGACCTGGAATCCACGCTGCACTACTCGCTGCGGGTGGAGGCTCTCCGTGCTGCCGTGCTGTCAGGGGACCAGCTGGCTGCCTTCAAGTGCTACGTGGCCACGCTGGTGAAG tACTTCCCCGGGCGCCCCTGCGTGCAGACCTACCTGCGGTCACTGGATGGCTGGCTGAGGAACTGGACAGAGCCTGAGCTGCCCCGCAACACCTTGAAGGAGGCCATGAAGAATAACAGAAAT GCTTCCAACCCTGCCGTGCTCCCCACCAACGTGACCTGGGTGGGCTGCCAGGGCAGTGAACCCCACTTCCGTGGCTACCCCTGCGGGCTCTGGACCGTCTTCCACCTGCTGACcgtccaggctgcccagagtggcCCCGACAAAG agctgcctctggAAGTGCTGGGTACCATGCGTTGCTACGTCCGGAACTTCTTTGGCTGCCAGGAGTGTGCCGAGCACTTTGAGGCCATGGCAGCCAAGTCCATGGACCAGGTGGTGGGCCGGGAGGAGGCTGTCTTCTGGCTCTGGTCCCACCACAACAAGGTCAACGCTCGCCTGGCAG gagGTGACACAGAGGACCCCAAGTTCCCCAAGCTGCAGTGGCCTCCTCCGGACATGTGTCCCCAGTGCCACAAGGAGGAGCGGGGGTTGCACGTCTGGGATGAGCCTGCCGTGTTCGCCTTCCTCAAGGCACACTTCTCCCCGGCCAACATCTACCTCGACTATGTTGAGGCTGACCCCATCCCCgtggccagggaggggacagacACCAGGCTGGGCACCGAGAACCCACGAGAGGCAAGGGACAAGGAAGAGGAGGACAAGGAGACGGAGGGTGAGATGAGAGCTCCAGGGCGACTGGGTTCCCCTGAGCCCCGGCGCCCCAGCATCGTGCGGCTGAACCCCAAGCTGCGGGAGGTGGGCGAGGACATCGTGGACCTGGACTCCTTCAGCGAGCAGCACTTCAAGAGCCAGGCACTGCGGGCAGCAGCCGGCCGGCGCCGGCGGATCAGCAAGCGGGACACCATCGCCCTGCCTCGGGATGCTGGCGTGCGCTGGGAACACCGGAGGGCTCCTTCTGTCCTGAtccgggaggaggaggaggagggtgtgCAGAGGAGCCCCTGGCTGCGGGTGCTTGGCTTGGGATTCTCCCGCCTGGATGTCAGTCTCTGTGTTGCCCTGTATTTCCTCTCCTCCATGTGCCTGCTGGGCATGTACACCTTCTTCCGTCTCCGCACCCGCGCCCGGAAAGGCCGTCCTGGCTTCCCCATGGCCTGA